Proteins encoded together in one Dehalococcoidales bacterium window:
- the gatA gene encoding Asp-tRNA(Asn)/Glu-tRNA(Gln) amidotransferase subunit GatA has protein sequence MTTDRDHLTIHEAHRLLEERRFSSVELTRACLDRIRYLDERVGAVVTVTEELALRQAEEADKRIAAGDAGPLTGIPVLVKDNMCTRGVRTTCSSKMLQSFVPPYNATVVDKLEEAGAVIIGKANMDEFAMGSSTEHSALFPTHNPWDLSRVPGGSSGGSAAAVAAGEAIFALGSDTGGSIRQPAGFCSVTGLKPTYGRVSRYGLVAFASSLDQIGPLTQDVTDCALVMNAIAGHDNRDSTSVPEPVPDYTQCLNGDVKGLKIGIPKEYFVEGMQPEVEDAIRAAIGQLEKLGASIDWEVSLPHTRHALAVYYVIAPSEASANLARYDGTTYGFRYQGGESMWDTMEKTRQFGFGAEVKRRIMLGTYALSAGYYDAYYLKAQKVRTLIRREFDEAFEKFDALVTPTSPTVPFTMGEKLDDPVQMYLSDVCTLPINIAGLPAISIPAGFADGLPIGMQIIAKPFAEETILRIAHTYQQATEWHEKRARIV, from the coding sequence TTGACTACCGACCGTGACCATCTGACGATTCACGAAGCACACCGTCTACTCGAGGAAAGAAGGTTCTCCTCGGTAGAGCTGACCAGGGCTTGTCTTGACCGCATACGCTATCTCGACGAGAGGGTCGGTGCCGTGGTGACTGTCACCGAGGAGCTTGCCCTCCGGCAGGCGGAGGAGGCGGATAAGCGCATTGCTGCCGGTGATGCCGGTCCACTCACCGGTATCCCGGTGCTGGTCAAGGACAATATGTGCACCAGAGGAGTCCGTACCACCTGCTCCTCGAAAATGCTTCAAAGTTTCGTTCCACCATATAACGCGACCGTAGTTGACAAACTCGAAGAGGCGGGGGCGGTAATCATCGGCAAGGCCAATATGGACGAATTTGCCATGGGCTCGTCAACGGAGCATTCTGCCCTTTTCCCCACTCATAACCCCTGGGACCTGTCCCGCGTACCGGGGGGAAGCAGCGGAGGCTCTGCCGCCGCTGTGGCTGCCGGTGAAGCTATCTTTGCACTTGGCTCGGATACCGGGGGCAGTATCCGCCAGCCGGCCGGTTTCTGCAGCGTCACCGGGCTGAAGCCTACCTACGGCCGTGTGAGCCGCTACGGCCTGGTAGCGTTTGCCAGTTCGCTGGACCAGATTGGCCCGCTGACACAGGATGTTACCGACTGCGCCCTGGTGATGAACGCCATCGCCGGCCACGATAACCGGGACTCCACCTCCGTCCCTGAGCCTGTTCCGGACTATACACAGTGCCTCAACGGGGACGTGAAGGGGCTGAAAATTGGTATTCCGAAGGAGTACTTCGTCGAGGGGATGCAGCCGGAGGTCGAGGACGCGATAAGGGCGGCAATCGGCCAGCTTGAGAAACTGGGTGCCAGCATAGACTGGGAGGTCTCTCTGCCGCACACCCGTCATGCCCTGGCAGTGTACTATGTTATTGCCCCCTCCGAGGCCTCGGCGAACCTGGCCCGCTACGATGGCACCACGTACGGCTTTCGCTATCAGGGTGGGGAAAGCATGTGGGATACGATGGAGAAGACGCGACAGTTCGGCTTCGGGGCCGAGGTCAAGCGGCGCATCATGCTCGGTACCTACGCCTTGTCCGCTGGCTATTATGATGCTTACTACCTGAAAGCACAGAAGGTGCGTACCCTGATACGGCGGGAGTTCGATGAAGCCTTCGAAAAGTTCGATGCCCTGGTGACACCCACGTCGCCCACGGTGCCGTTCACGATGGGAGAGAAGCTGGACGACCCGGTGCAGATGTACCTTTCGGATGTCTGTACCCTGCCGATTAACATTGCCGGCCTGCCCGCAATCTCGATTCCGGCCGGCTTTGCCGACGGTCTGCCGATAGGGATGCAGATAATCGCCAAACCATTCGCCGAGGAGACCATCCTCAGAATTGCCCATACCTACCAGCAGGCGACTGAGTGGCATGAGAAGAGGGCGAGGATAGTGTAG
- the gatC gene encoding Asp-tRNA(Asn)/Glu-tRNA(Gln) amidotransferase subunit GatC, with product MKLSREEVLHIARLARLGLSDEDVETAREQLSNILENFEVLQTVETNDVPPTAQSINLSNVLRKDEECASFTQEEILANAPQKEDDSFRVRAVLE from the coding sequence GCTTTCCCGCGAAGAAGTACTGCATATTGCCAGGTTGGCGCGTCTGGGACTGAGCGACGAAGATGTTGAGACGGCCAGGGAGCAACTCTCCAACATATTGGAGAACTTCGAGGTACTGCAGACGGTAGAAACGAACGATGTTCCACCGACGGCACAGTCCATCAACCTGAGCAACGTGCTCAGGAAGGACGAGGAATGTGCCTCCTTCACGCAGGAGGAGATATTGGCCAATGCGCCCCAGAAGGAAGACGACTCCTTCAGGGTCCGGGCCGTCCTCGAGTAA